The Streptomyces sp. RKAG293 genome includes a region encoding these proteins:
- a CDS encoding glycosyltransferase family 4 protein has translation MDKTLIVTNDFPPRPGGIQAFVHSMALRLDPGQVVVYASTWKGPDGGEVERFDAEQPFPVIRDRTTMLLPTPGVIRRAAGLLREHGCSSVWFGAAAPLGLMAPALRRAGARRLVATTHGHEAGWAQLPASRQLLRRIGEGTDTITYLGEYTRSRIAKALTPAAAARMVQLPPGVDEKTFHPASGGAAVRARLGLADRPVVVCVSRLVPRKGQDTLILAMPRILAAVPDAVLLVVGGGPYAKDLAELSARTGVTGSVRFTGPVPWEELPAHYGAGDVFAMPCRTRRGGLDVEGLGIVYLEASATGLPVVAGDSGGAPDAVLDGETGWVVPGGSPAQAADRIVTLLGDPELRRRMGERGRRWVEEAWRWDLLAERLKSLL, from the coding sequence ATGGACAAGACCTTGATCGTCACCAATGACTTCCCGCCGCGGCCCGGCGGCATCCAGGCCTTCGTGCACAGCATGGCGCTGCGGCTGGATCCCGGACAGGTCGTCGTGTACGCCTCGACGTGGAAGGGGCCGGACGGCGGCGAGGTCGAGCGCTTCGACGCCGAGCAGCCGTTCCCGGTGATCCGCGACCGGACGACGATGCTGCTGCCCACCCCCGGGGTGATCCGGCGCGCGGCCGGGCTGCTGCGCGAGCACGGCTGCTCGTCGGTGTGGTTCGGAGCGGCGGCGCCGCTGGGGCTGATGGCCCCCGCGCTGCGGCGCGCGGGCGCCCGCCGGCTGGTCGCCACCACGCACGGCCACGAGGCGGGGTGGGCCCAGTTGCCCGCGAGCCGGCAGCTGTTGCGCCGGATCGGCGAGGGCACCGACACCATCACGTATCTCGGCGAGTACACGCGGTCGCGGATCGCGAAGGCGCTCACGCCCGCCGCGGCGGCGCGGATGGTGCAACTGCCGCCCGGCGTCGACGAGAAGACCTTCCACCCGGCCTCGGGCGGCGCCGCGGTACGGGCCAGGCTCGGGCTCGCGGACCGGCCGGTGGTGGTGTGCGTCTCGCGGCTGGTGCCGCGCAAGGGACAGGACACGCTGATCCTGGCGATGCCGCGGATCCTGGCCGCCGTGCCCGACGCGGTGCTGCTGGTGGTCGGCGGCGGACCGTACGCCAAGGACCTGGCCGAACTCTCGGCGCGGACCGGTGTCACCGGCTCCGTGCGCTTCACCGGACCGGTGCCCTGGGAGGAGCTGCCCGCCCACTACGGCGCGGGCGACGTCTTCGCGATGCCGTGCAGGACCCGCCGCGGCGGGCTGGACGTCGAGGGCCTGGGGATCGTCTACCTGGAGGCCTCGGCGACCGGACTGCCGGTGGTCGCGGGCGATTCGGGCGGCGCCCCGGACGCGGTGCTGGACGGCGAGACCGGCTGGGTGGTGCCCGGGGGTTCGCCCGCCCAGGCGGCGGACCGGATCGTCACCCTGCTGGGCGACCCGGAGCTGCGCCGGCGGATGGGCGAGCGCGGCCGGCGCTGGGTCGAGGAGGCGTGGCGCTGGGATCTGCTGGCGGAACGTCTGAAGTCGTTGCTGTAA
- a CDS encoding metallophosphoesterase — protein sequence MRVHVVSDVHGAAEALARAGDGADALICLGDLVLFLDYADHSRGIFPDLFGAANASRMVALRTAKRFEEARALDRELWEGIDRRGAIETAVRKQYAELFAAFPAPTYATYGNVDIPALWSEYATEGTTILDGATAEIGGLVFGFVGGGLRTAMRTPYEIDEAEYAEKVAALGRVDVLCSHIPPAVPELCYDTVARRFERGSEALLDAIRTTRPRYALFGHVHQPLVPRMRIGRTECVNVGHFNATRRPWALEW from the coding sequence ATGCGGGTCCATGTAGTGAGCGATGTGCACGGTGCGGCGGAGGCTCTGGCCAGGGCGGGAGACGGTGCGGACGCCCTGATCTGCCTCGGGGACCTCGTCCTCTTCCTGGACTACGCCGATCACTCGCGGGGAATCTTCCCCGACCTCTTCGGCGCGGCGAACGCCTCACGGATGGTCGCGCTGCGGACCGCCAAGCGCTTCGAGGAGGCCCGCGCCCTCGACCGCGAGCTGTGGGAGGGCATCGACCGGCGCGGCGCCATCGAGACCGCCGTACGGAAGCAGTACGCCGAACTCTTCGCGGCCTTTCCCGCGCCGACCTACGCCACCTATGGCAACGTCGACATTCCGGCGCTGTGGTCCGAGTACGCCACCGAGGGCACCACCATCCTGGACGGCGCCACCGCCGAGATCGGCGGCCTGGTCTTCGGCTTCGTCGGCGGCGGTCTGCGGACGGCCATGCGCACCCCGTACGAGATCGACGAGGCCGAGTACGCCGAGAAGGTCGCCGCGCTCGGGCGGGTCGACGTGCTCTGCTCACACATCCCGCCCGCCGTTCCCGAGCTCTGCTACGACACGGTCGCCCGCCGCTTCGAACGCGGCAGCGAGGCGCTGCTCGACGCGATCCGCACCACCCGCCCCCGGTACGCCCTCTTCGGCCACGTCCACCAGCCGCTGGTCCCGCGGATGCGGATCGGCAGGACCGAGTGCGTCAACGTCGGGCACTTCAACGCCACCCGCAGGCCATGGGCCCTGGAGTGGTGA
- a CDS encoding DUF2079 domain-containing protein, whose amino-acid sequence MAQLVVSPSARESAAAAPAARQQDRIRTVALTVLCFTAVLAVGLQQWATVRIGGFDLGIFDQAVRGYAHFQLPRSPIKNYHHEFPPGFSLLGDHFSPVLALLAPLYWVWDDPRMLIGAQAALFAAGVPIVRRIAGHCFAQAPPATVRRAADLSCLVYGLGWPLLRASGVGFHEVAFAVPLTLLMLERGLARRYGAVLVCAVLLCCTKEDLGLLVAAYGAVLIGRGRRDGDRPAVRTGLTLFVLGPVAALLAIRVLIPAMGGVPGYYWNYSALGPDMGTAAMRFLTDPIAAFAVTVDHPEKPVLLLWLLGPLLLLPLGSATLWCAVPLLAERVFSDNPSHWATSHHYDAFLWPVLLVAAVETAARLHRRHTGRPVRRWTLGAVACSLLISVVCGLGSLLLPAAWTPSPSERALAEGARLVPTGATVEADNNAAPRLTRRTRVVIADATPRDAEYVLIQTVRKMFPFTTVDDQRDRVLLLLDNGYTLLWAKDGVVLLHRTDTGRPVPGAHVPGDDSVPVKEPEVRS is encoded by the coding sequence GTGGCACAGCTCGTCGTATCCCCGTCCGCGCGCGAGAGCGCGGCGGCCGCGCCGGCCGCGCGGCAGCAGGACCGAATACGTACGGTCGCCCTGACCGTGCTCTGCTTCACCGCCGTGCTGGCCGTGGGGCTGCAGCAGTGGGCGACCGTCCGGATCGGCGGGTTCGACCTGGGGATATTCGACCAGGCGGTCCGCGGGTACGCGCACTTCCAGCTGCCGCGTTCGCCCATCAAGAACTACCACCACGAGTTCCCGCCCGGCTTCTCCCTGCTGGGCGACCACTTCTCGCCGGTCCTCGCCCTCCTCGCGCCGCTGTACTGGGTGTGGGACGACCCCCGCATGCTGATCGGCGCCCAGGCGGCGCTCTTCGCGGCGGGCGTGCCGATCGTGCGGCGGATCGCCGGGCACTGCTTCGCCCAGGCGCCGCCGGCCACCGTCCGCCGGGCCGCCGACCTGAGCTGCCTGGTCTACGGGCTGGGCTGGCCACTGCTGCGCGCGTCGGGGGTCGGCTTCCACGAGGTCGCCTTCGCCGTCCCGCTGACCCTGCTGATGCTGGAGCGCGGGCTGGCCCGGCGCTACGGCGCGGTGCTGGTCTGCGCCGTCCTGCTGTGCTGCACCAAGGAGGACCTGGGGCTGCTCGTGGCGGCGTACGGGGCCGTCCTCATCGGCCGCGGCCGACGGGACGGGGACCGTCCCGCGGTGCGTACCGGGCTCACCCTGTTCGTGCTGGGGCCCGTGGCGGCGCTGCTCGCGATCCGGGTGCTGATACCGGCGATGGGCGGGGTGCCCGGCTACTACTGGAACTACAGCGCGCTCGGCCCGGACATGGGGACCGCGGCGATGCGCTTCCTGACCGATCCGATCGCGGCCTTCGCGGTGACCGTCGACCACCCGGAGAAACCGGTTCTCCTGCTGTGGCTGCTGGGGCCGCTGCTCCTGCTGCCGCTCGGGTCCGCCACCTTGTGGTGCGCGGTCCCGCTGCTCGCCGAGCGGGTCTTCTCCGACAACCCCAGCCACTGGGCGACCAGCCACCACTACGACGCCTTCCTGTGGCCGGTCCTGCTGGTCGCCGCGGTGGAGACGGCGGCGCGGCTGCACCGCAGACACACCGGGCGGCCGGTCCGGCGCTGGACGCTGGGGGCGGTGGCCTGTTCGCTGCTGATCTCGGTCGTGTGCGGGCTGGGCAGTCTGCTGCTGCCTGCCGCCTGGACGCCCAGCCCCTCGGAACGGGCGCTCGCCGAGGGCGCGCGCCTGGTGCCGACGGGGGCCACCGTCGAGGCCGACAACAACGCGGCGCCCCGGCTGACCCGCCGCACCCGGGTCGTCATCGCGGACGCGACCCCGCGCGACGCCGAGTACGTCCTGATCCAGACCGTGCGGAAGATGTTCCCCTTCACGACCGTGGACGACCAGCGCGACCGCGTCCTGCTGCTGCTCGACAACGGCTACACCCTGCTGTGGGCGAAGGACGGCGTCGTCCTGCTGCACCGGACCGATACCGGCCGCCCGGTACCCGGCGCGCATGTGCCGGGCGACGACAGCGTGCCCGTCAAGGAACCGGAAGTCCGTTCCTGA
- a CDS encoding M48 family metallopeptidase: MTTGGSSAGDGVPDADFTPEEIARGRALRRGQWPPALAGRLASLLLLLALGLTPAGAGLVGLFGDSWAARIAGGGLALVLLRQLVALPFAARVRIVRARFGLVTQGWGGWGVDVLRGLLVSVPLALGALFAVYALAGTTSRWWTWTALGAAVVTVALSWLAPVVLEPLFNRFTPMEPGPLRDALLALAARDGIAVRDVLVADASRRTTALNAYVSGFGRTRRIVAYDTLLTTAEPREVELVVAHELGHVKHRDVARGTVLGAVGAAAGACVLAAVVRWQPLLDAAGVSRFSDPRSMMLLAAVAALGSALAGPFGCALSRRVERRADAHALRLTEDPAGFIAMQRRLAVANIADPEPPRALHVLFGTHPTSAERIAAARGVGAR; the protein is encoded by the coding sequence ATGACGACGGGTGGAAGCAGTGCTGGTGACGGGGTGCCGGACGCGGATTTCACCCCTGAGGAGATCGCGCGGGGACGCGCTCTGCGGCGCGGGCAGTGGCCGCCCGCCCTCGCCGGCCGGCTGGCGTCCCTGCTGCTCCTGCTCGCCCTCGGGCTGACCCCCGCCGGCGCCGGCCTCGTCGGGCTCTTCGGCGACTCCTGGGCCGCGCGGATCGCCGGCGGCGGGCTCGCCCTGGTGCTGCTGCGACAGCTCGTCGCGCTGCCCTTCGCCGCCCGGGTGCGGATCGTACGGGCCCGGTTCGGACTGGTCACCCAGGGCTGGGGCGGCTGGGGGGTGGATGTGCTGCGCGGGCTGCTCGTCTCCGTACCGCTCGCGCTCGGCGCGCTCTTCGCCGTCTACGCGCTCGCCGGGACCACCTCCCGGTGGTGGACCTGGACGGCGCTCGGTGCGGCCGTCGTCACCGTCGCCCTTTCGTGGCTGGCCCCCGTCGTCCTCGAACCGCTCTTCAACCGCTTCACCCCGATGGAACCGGGTCCGCTGCGCGACGCGCTCCTCGCCCTGGCGGCGCGCGACGGGATCGCCGTACGCGACGTCCTCGTCGCCGACGCCTCCCGGCGCACCACCGCGCTCAACGCGTACGTCTCCGGCTTCGGCCGGACGCGGCGGATCGTCGCCTACGACACGCTCCTGACGACCGCCGAGCCGCGCGAGGTCGAGCTCGTCGTGGCGCACGAACTGGGCCATGTGAAGCACCGGGACGTGGCGCGGGGCACGGTGCTCGGCGCGGTGGGGGCGGCCGCCGGGGCGTGCGTGCTGGCGGCGGTGGTCAGATGGCAGCCGCTGCTCGACGCCGCGGGCGTGTCCCGCTTCTCCGACCCGCGGTCGATGATGCTGCTCGCGGCGGTGGCCGCGCTGGGGTCGGCGCTGGCCGGGCCGTTCGGATGCGCACTGAGCCGGCGGGTGGAGCGCCGGGCGGACGCGCACGCGCTGCGGCTGACGGAAGATCCGGCGGGGTTCATCGCGATGCAGCGCCGGCTGGCGGTGGCGAACATCGCCGATCCGGAGCCGCCGCGGGCGCTGCATGTGCTGTTCGGTACGCACCCGACATCGGCCGAGCGGATCGCCGCGGCGCGCGGGGTCGGCGCGAGGTGA
- a CDS encoding AMP-dependent synthetase/ligase, with protein MREFSLPALYEVPADGNLTDLIRRNAAQHPAVPVIARKNAGGEWQDVTATDFFSEVRAAAKGLIASGVRPGDRVALMSPTRYEWTLLDFAIWSAGAVAVPVYETSSAEQVEWILGDSGAVACIVESGTHEDAVASVHDRLPDLKHIWRIDAGAVEHLVRVGANISEKVVDERGATAVADSPATIVYTSGTTGRPKGCVLSHRAFFAECGNVVERLAPLFRTGESSVLLFLPLAHVFGRLVEVAAVMAPIKLGHVSDIKHLTDELAAFRPTMILGVPRVFEKVYNSARAKAQADGKGKIFDKAADTAITYSRALDSAGGPSVGLKFKHKVFDRLVYSKLRAVLGGRATHAISGGAPLGERLGHFYRGIGFTVLEGYGLTESCAATAFNPWDRTKIGTVGQPLPGSTVRIADDGEVLLHGEHLFSGYWNNEAATADAVSDGWFHTGDLGTVDEDGYLSITGRKKEIIVTAGGKNVAPAVIEDRIRADALIAECMVVGDGKPFIAALVTLDEEFLPRWAEQHGKVGRSVAELARDPELLAAVQHAVDQGNAAVSKAESVRKFQILPNQFTEESGHVTPSLKLKRNVVMKDFAGEIEALYQH; from the coding sequence TTGCGTGAGTTCAGCCTTCCGGCCCTTTACGAGGTCCCCGCGGACGGCAACCTGACGGATCTGATCCGCCGCAACGCCGCTCAGCACCCAGCTGTTCCGGTGATCGCCCGCAAGAACGCGGGCGGCGAATGGCAGGACGTCACCGCCACCGACTTCTTCTCCGAGGTCAGAGCCGCCGCCAAGGGACTGATCGCGTCCGGCGTGCGGCCTGGCGACCGGGTCGCCCTGATGTCGCCCACCCGGTACGAGTGGACACTCCTGGACTTCGCGATCTGGAGCGCCGGCGCGGTCGCCGTGCCCGTGTACGAGACGTCCTCGGCCGAACAGGTCGAGTGGATCCTCGGTGACTCGGGCGCGGTCGCCTGCATCGTCGAGTCCGGTACCCACGAGGACGCCGTCGCCTCGGTGCACGACCGGCTCCCCGACCTCAAGCACATCTGGCGGATCGACGCCGGTGCGGTGGAGCATCTGGTGCGCGTCGGAGCCAACATCTCCGAGAAGGTGGTGGACGAGCGGGGAGCGACCGCCGTCGCGGACTCCCCCGCCACGATCGTGTACACCTCCGGGACCACCGGCCGCCCCAAGGGCTGTGTGCTGAGCCACCGGGCCTTCTTCGCCGAGTGCGGCAACGTGGTGGAACGCCTCGCCCCGCTGTTCAGGACCGGCGAGTCCTCGGTGCTGCTGTTCCTGCCGCTCGCGCACGTCTTCGGCCGGCTGGTCGAGGTGGCGGCCGTGATGGCCCCGATCAAGCTCGGGCACGTCAGCGACATCAAGCACCTCACCGACGAGCTGGCCGCCTTCCGGCCAACGATGATCCTGGGCGTGCCCCGGGTCTTCGAGAAGGTGTACAACTCGGCGCGGGCCAAGGCGCAGGCCGACGGCAAGGGCAAGATCTTCGACAAGGCCGCGGACACCGCGATCACCTACAGCCGGGCACTGGACTCCGCCGGCGGCCCGTCGGTCGGCCTGAAGTTCAAGCACAAGGTCTTCGACCGGCTGGTCTACAGCAAGCTGCGCGCCGTCCTCGGCGGCCGCGCCACGCACGCCATCTCCGGCGGCGCGCCGCTGGGCGAGCGGCTCGGGCACTTCTACCGGGGCATCGGCTTCACCGTCCTGGAGGGCTACGGCCTCACCGAGTCCTGTGCGGCGACCGCGTTCAACCCCTGGGACCGTACGAAGATCGGCACGGTCGGCCAGCCGCTGCCCGGCTCGACGGTGCGGATCGCCGACGACGGTGAGGTGCTGCTGCACGGCGAGCACCTGTTCTCCGGCTACTGGAACAACGAGGCGGCCACCGCCGACGCGGTCTCCGACGGCTGGTTCCATACCGGTGACCTGGGCACGGTCGACGAGGACGGCTATCTGTCCATCACCGGCCGCAAGAAGGAGATCATCGTCACGGCCGGTGGCAAGAACGTCGCCCCCGCCGTGATCGAGGACCGGATCCGGGCCGACGCGCTGATCGCCGAGTGCATGGTCGTCGGTGACGGCAAGCCGTTCATCGCCGCCCTGGTCACCCTGGACGAGGAGTTCCTGCCCCGCTGGGCCGAACAGCATGGCAAGGTCGGCCGCAGCGTGGCCGAACTGGCCAGGGACCCGGAGCTGCTGGCCGCCGTGCAGCACGCGGTGGACCAGGGCAACGCGGCCGTCTCCAAGGCCGAGTCGGTGCGCAAGTTCCAGATCCTGCCGAACCAGTTCACCGAGGAGTCCGGCCATGTGACGCCGTCGCTGAAGCTGAAGCGCAACGTCGTCATGAAGGACTTCGCGGGCGAGATCGAGGCGCTCTACCAGCACTGA
- a CDS encoding SRPBCC family protein: MAEHTKSSITIEAAPADVMGVIADFNRYPEWTGEVKEAEILSADAQGRAERVRLLLDAGAIKDDHTLAYRWVGDSEVHWSLVKSQMLRTLDGSYAVAPLDGGARTEVTYQLTVDVKIPMLGMIKRKAEKVIIDRALAGLKKRVESGPPAGTPDSPPDKS, encoded by the coding sequence ATGGCGGAACACACCAAGTCGAGCATCACCATCGAGGCGGCCCCGGCCGACGTCATGGGCGTCATCGCGGATTTCAACCGCTACCCCGAGTGGACCGGTGAGGTGAAGGAGGCGGAGATCCTCTCCGCCGACGCCCAGGGCCGCGCGGAGCGGGTCCGGCTGCTGCTGGACGCCGGTGCGATCAAGGACGACCACACGCTCGCCTACCGCTGGGTCGGCGACAGCGAGGTCCACTGGTCGCTGGTCAAGTCCCAGATGCTCCGCACCCTGGACGGCTCGTACGCGGTCGCCCCGCTGGACGGCGGCGCCCGCACCGAAGTCACGTACCAGCTGACGGTCGACGTCAAGATCCCGATGCTCGGCATGATCAAGCGCAAGGCCGAGAAGGTCATCATCGACCGCGCGCTGGCCGGCCTGAAGAAGCGCGTCGAATCCGGTCCGCCCGCCGGCACGCCCGACAGTCCGCCCGACAAGAGCTGA
- a CDS encoding ArsA family ATPase: MRTVLVTGPGGAGRTTAAAATAVSAARQGARTLLLSTDRGASPAAVLDGDGTAVPGLRAHRIDTQATFRADARDVQSRLGSLLDLLGAEPLDPEELTELPGADSLALLRALRESADGSAGWDVVVVDLPATPAALAALALPEQLRRYLRRLVPAQRQAARALRPVLAQLAGVPMPAQWAYEAAERIDRELAAAQAVIEAAGTTVRLVVEPGAAGAEAVRTARTGLALFGHRLEAVVANRLLPDHSPDPWLAELSGVQHKELAALRSELAGTGTAVHELPHLGREPRGTDDLSALGAVPPDPEAEPGGRAAEPWSVTDQPGAEDRFRWRLPLPGATREGLGLVRRGDELVVDAEGFRRILPLPSALRRCTVDGAALRDGALEVRFAPDPDLWPR; the protein is encoded by the coding sequence GTGCGCACGGTCCTGGTCACCGGCCCCGGCGGAGCCGGCCGCACCACGGCGGCCGCCGCCACCGCGGTGAGCGCGGCCCGGCAGGGTGCCCGCACCCTGCTGCTGTCCACGGACCGCGGCGCCTCGCCGGCCGCCGTACTCGACGGGGACGGCACCGCCGTGCCCGGTCTGCGCGCCCACCGGATAGACACCCAGGCGACGTTCCGGGCCGACGCCCGGGACGTCCAGTCCCGGCTCGGCTCCCTCCTGGACCTGCTGGGCGCCGAACCGCTGGACCCCGAGGAACTCACCGAACTCCCCGGCGCCGACTCGCTGGCCCTGCTGCGCGCGCTGCGCGAATCGGCCGACGGATCCGCCGGCTGGGACGTGGTCGTCGTCGACCTGCCGGCCACCCCCGCGGCGCTCGCCGCCCTCGCCCTCCCCGAACAGCTGCGCCGCTACCTGCGACGGCTCGTCCCCGCCCAGCGCCAGGCGGCCAGGGCGCTGCGCCCGGTGCTCGCCCAGCTCGCGGGCGTGCCGATGCCGGCCCAGTGGGCGTACGAGGCCGCCGAGCGCATCGACCGCGAACTCGCCGCGGCCCAGGCCGTGATCGAGGCCGCCGGCACGACCGTACGGCTGGTCGTCGAGCCCGGCGCGGCCGGGGCCGAGGCGGTCAGGACCGCCAGGACCGGACTGGCGCTCTTCGGGCACCGGCTGGAGGCCGTGGTCGCCAACCGGCTGCTGCCGGACCACTCGCCCGACCCCTGGCTCGCCGAGCTGTCCGGCGTCCAGCACAAGGAACTCGCCGCGCTGCGCTCCGAATTGGCCGGAACCGGTACGGCCGTCCATGAACTGCCGCACCTGGGACGGGAACCGCGCGGCACCGACGACCTCAGCGCGCTCGGCGCCGTACCGCCGGATCCCGAGGCGGAGCCGGGCGGGCGCGCGGCCGAGCCGTGGAGCGTGACGGACCAGCCCGGCGCCGAGGACCGTTTCCGCTGGCGGCTGCCGCTGCCCGGGGCCACCCGTGAGGGTCTCGGACTGGTCCGCAGGGGTGACGAACTCGTGGTCGACGCGGAAGGTTTCCGCCGGATCCTCCCGCTGCCCTCCGCGCTGCGGCGCTGCACCGTCGACGGCGCCGCACTGCGCGACGGGGCCCTGGAGGTCCGGTTCGCACCGGATCCCGACCTCTGGCCGCGCTGA